In Xiphias gladius isolate SHS-SW01 ecotype Sanya breed wild chromosome 6, ASM1685928v1, whole genome shotgun sequence, a single genomic region encodes these proteins:
- the lrrc8db gene encoding leucine rich repeat containing 8 VRAC subunit Db: protein MFTLTEVASLNDIQPTYRILKPWWDVFMDYLGIVMLMLAIFSGTMQLTKDQVVCLPILEQTPEGAGGFLGPQPPETADGFWNKESAIGEQAAPLMAKRPPDSIAPTIHLTQPATFGQHQPTGVRTKLDFQQYVFVNQMCYHVALPWYSKYFPYLALIHTIVLMVSSNFWFKYPKTSSKIEHFVSILGKCFESPWTTKALSETACEDSEENKQRLAGASSLLKHLSTSSEEGSPNQSAPVLTKSGVTFSAEKLVSEVPSMTILDKKDGEQAKALFEKVRKFRAHVEDSDLIYRLYAIQTVIKTVKFILILCYTMTFVASIDFDHVCEPEIKHLTGYAKFHCTHNMAFMLKKLLVSYIAIICVYGIICIYTLFWLFRRPLKEYSFEKVREESSFSDIPDVKNDFAFLLHMVDQYDQLYSKRFGVFLSEVSENKLREISLNHEWTFEKLRQHVTRNSQDKLELHLFMLSGVPDAVFDLTDLEILKLELIPEARITAKISQMVNLQELHFYHCPAKVEQTAFIFLRDHLRCLHVKFTDVAEIPSWVYLLKNLRELYLVGNLNSENNKMIGLESLRDLRHLKILHLKSNLTKIPTNITDLSPHLTELVIHNDGTKLLVLNSLKKMMNLAELELHNCELERIPHAIFSLNNLQELDLKSNNIRTIEEVISFQHLKRLTCLKLWHNKIINIPLSISHVKNLESLYLSHNKLESLPSSLFTLLKLRYLDVSHNSIVVIPPEVGFLQNLQHFAITGNKVEVVPKQLFKCTKLRTLCLGHNCISSIPEKIGQLSQLAHLELKGNCLDRLPAQLGQCCLLRRSCLIVEDHLFDSLPMEVKESINQESSVSFTNGCKCLSDGR, encoded by the coding sequence ATGTTCACCCTTACAGAAGTAGCCTCCCTGAACGACATCCAGCCAACTTATCGAATACTAAAACCATGGTGGGATGTCTTCATGGATTATCTTGGTATTGTCATGCTGATGTTGGCCATATTTTCTGGAACCATGCAGTTAACTAAAGACCAAGTTGTTTGTCTACCCATTCTGGAACAAACTCCAGAGGGGGCTGGCGGTTTCTTGGGCCCCCAACCACCAGAGACAGCTGATGGTTTCTGGAACAAAGAAAGCGCCATCGGGGAACAAGCTGCTCCTCTAATGGCTAAAAGGCCTCCTGATAGCATTGCACCTACAATTCACCTTACACAGCCGGCTACTTTTGGGCAGCACCAGCCCACAGGTGTCAGAACCAAGTTGGATTTTCAGCAGTATGTTTTTGTCAACCAAATGTGCTACCATGTTGCACTTCCTTGGTATTCCAAATATTTCCCGTACCTCGCTCTAATCCACACAATTGTATTAATGGTCAGTAGCAACTTCTGGTTCAAGTACCCAAAGACAAGTTCCAAAATAGAACATTTTGTTTCCATActtggaaaatgttttgaatcACCTTGGACTACTAAAGCACTGTCCGAGACTGCTTGTGAGGACTCGGAGGAGAACAAGCAGAGACTGGCTGGTGCCTCCTCCCTCCTGAAACATCTTTCCACAAGCAGTGAGGAAGGGAGTCCAAATCAGTCTGCCCCAGTGCTGACTAAATCTGGGGTCACATTTTCTGCTGAAAAGCTGGTGAGTGAAGTTCCCTCTATGACCATACTGGACAAGAAAGATGGAGAGCAAGCAAAGGCCCTGTTTGAAAAAGTGCGTAAGTTCCGTGCCCATGTGGAAGACAGTGACTTGATTTACAGGCTCTATGCCATTCAGACAGTCATCAAAACagtcaaattcattttgatCCTTTGCTACACAATGACATTTGTTGCCTCTATAGATTTTGACCATGTGTGTGAGCCGGAAATAAAGCATTTGACTGGATATGCTAAGTTCCATTGCACACATAACATGGCTTTCATGTTAAAGAAGCTCCTTGTCAGTTATATTGCTATCATATGTGTTTATGGCATTATCTGTATATACACACTGTTCTGGCTTTTTCGGCGACCACTGAAGGAGTATTCCTTTGAAAAAGTCAGGGAGGAGAGCAGCTTCAGTGACATTCCTGATGTCAAGAATGACTTTGCGTTCCTCCTCCACATGGTTGATCAGTATGACCAGCTATATTCGAAGCGTTTTGGGGTTTTTCTCTCAGAGGTGAGTGAAAACAAACTTCGAGAGATCAGCCTGAACCACGAGTGGACCTTTGAGAAGTTACGTCAGCATGTTACCCGCAATTCTCAAGATAAGCTGGAACTTCATCTTTTTATGCTATCCGGAGTGCCGGATGCTGTGTTCGATCTCACCGATTTGGAAATCCTTAAACTAGAATTAATCCCGGAGGCCAGGATAACAGCTAAAATCTCACAAATGGTAAACCTCCAGGAGCTTCACTTCTATCACTGTCCGGCCAAAGTTGAGCAgactgctttcatttttcttcGCGATCACCTCCGGTGCCTTCATGTCAAATTCACAGATGTCGCTGAGATTCCTAGTTGGGTATACTTGTTGAAGAATTTAAGGGAACTGTACTTGGTTGGTAACCTGAActctgaaaacaataaaatgatcgGACTGGAGTCTCTCCGAGACCTCAGGCACTTAAAGATTCTGCATCTCAAAAGCAACCTCACAAAGATCCCGACGAACATAACAGATCTGTCCCCACATCTGACCGAGTTGGTCATTCATAATGATGGTACAAAGCTCTTAGTGCTTAATAGtttgaagaaaatgatgaatCTCGCAGAGTTGGAGCTTCATAATTGTGAGCTGGAGCGAATCCCTCATGCTATCTTCAGTTTGAACAACCTTCAAGAGCTTGATCTAAAATCCAACAACATTCGTACCATTGAGGAGGTCATCAGCTTTCAGCACCTCAAGAGACTGACATGCCTCAAACTTTGGCACAATAAGATCATCAATATTCCATTGTCAATTAGCCACGTCAAAAACCTTGAGTCGCTCTATCTCTCGCACAACAAGCTTGAATCTCTACCCTCTTCATTATTCACCCTCCTCAAGTTGAGGTACCTCGATGTTAGCCATAACTCCATAGTGGTAATACCACCGGAGGTTGGCTTTCTGCAGAACCTCCAACATTTTGCCATTACAGGCAACAAAGTTGAGGTAGTCCCCAAGCAGCTGTTCAAATGCACCAAACTGAGGACCTTATGTCTCGGCCACAACTGTATCTCCTCAATTCCTGAGAAAATTGGCCAACTCTCACAGCTGGCACATCTGGAACTGAAGGGAAATTGTTTGGATCGACTGCCAGCTCAGCTTGGTCAGTGCTGCCTCCTCCGCAGGAGCTGTCTGATTGTGGAGGATCACCTCTTCGACTCACTCCCCATGGAGGTCAAAGAGAGCATCAATCAGGAATCTAGTGTCTCTTTTACAAATGGGTGTAAGTGTCTCAGTGATGGGCGGTAG